One Amycolatopsis thermophila DNA segment encodes these proteins:
- a CDS encoding glutamate synthase subunit beta translates to MADPKGFLKYERVEPRKRPLQDRAGDWREVYADLEPAERDQQVRTQATRCMDCGIPFCHSSSSGCPLGNLIPEWNDLVRRGDWAAASDRLHATNNFPEFTGKLCPAPCEAGCTLSISPLSGGPVAIKRVEATIAEKAWELGLAQPQVAEVASGQRVAVVGSGPAGLAAAQQLTRAGHDVTIFERDDRLGGLLRYGIPEFKMEKKHLDKRLAQLKKEGTQFVTGCEVGVDITVEELRSRYDAVVLAVGALRGRDDTTTPGRDLAGIHLAMEHLVPANKQCEGDGPSPIHAAGKHVVIIGGGDTGADSYGTAVRQGAASVTQLDQYPMPPTTRDDERSPWPTWPYVLRTYPAHEEGGERKFGVAVRRFVGDETGHVRAIELQRVKVSKDPETGRREVVPVSGEVEEIPADLVLFAIGFEGVEHMRLLDDLGISLTRRGTISCGPDWQTEAPGVFVCGDAHRGASLVVWAIAEGRSVANAVDAYLTGASDLPAPVHPTALPLAVV, encoded by the coding sequence GTGGCTGACCCCAAGGGCTTCCTGAAGTACGAGCGGGTCGAGCCGCGCAAGCGCCCGTTGCAGGACCGGGCCGGGGACTGGCGCGAGGTCTACGCCGACCTCGAGCCGGCCGAGCGCGACCAGCAGGTGCGCACCCAGGCCACGCGCTGCATGGACTGCGGCATCCCGTTCTGCCACTCGTCGAGCTCGGGCTGCCCGCTGGGCAACCTGATCCCGGAGTGGAACGACCTGGTGCGCCGCGGCGACTGGGCCGCCGCCAGCGACCGGCTGCACGCGACCAACAACTTCCCGGAGTTCACCGGCAAGCTGTGCCCGGCGCCGTGCGAGGCCGGCTGCACGCTGTCCATCTCGCCGCTGTCCGGTGGGCCGGTCGCGATCAAGCGCGTCGAGGCCACGATCGCGGAGAAGGCGTGGGAACTGGGCCTGGCCCAGCCGCAGGTCGCCGAGGTGGCCAGCGGTCAGCGCGTCGCCGTGGTCGGGTCCGGCCCGGCCGGGCTCGCCGCCGCCCAGCAGCTCACCCGCGCGGGGCACGACGTGACCATCTTCGAGCGGGACGACCGGCTCGGCGGGCTGCTGCGCTACGGCATCCCCGAGTTCAAGATGGAGAAGAAGCACCTCGACAAGCGGCTGGCGCAGCTGAAGAAGGAAGGCACGCAGTTCGTCACCGGCTGCGAGGTCGGCGTCGACATCACCGTCGAGGAGCTGCGGTCGCGCTACGACGCGGTCGTGCTCGCGGTGGGCGCGCTGCGCGGCCGGGACGACACCACCACGCCCGGCCGGGATCTCGCGGGCATCCACCTGGCGATGGAGCACCTGGTGCCGGCCAACAAGCAGTGCGAGGGCGACGGGCCGTCGCCCATCCACGCGGCCGGCAAGCACGTCGTGATCATCGGCGGCGGGGACACCGGCGCCGACTCCTACGGCACCGCGGTCCGCCAGGGCGCGGCCTCGGTCACCCAGCTGGACCAGTACCCGATGCCGCCGACCACGCGGGACGACGAGCGCTCGCCGTGGCCGACGTGGCCGTACGTGCTGCGCACCTACCCGGCGCACGAAGAGGGCGGCGAGCGGAAGTTCGGTGTCGCGGTGCGGCGGTTCGTGGGCGACGAGACCGGGCACGTGCGCGCGATCGAGCTGCAGCGGGTCAAGGTCAGCAAGGACCCGGAGACCGGGCGCCGCGAGGTCGTGCCGGTTTCGGGCGAGGTCGAGGAGATCCCGGCCGACCTGGTGCTGTTCGCGATCGGTTTCGAGGGCGTGGAGCACATGCGGCTGCTCGACGACCTGGGCATCTCGCTGACCAGGCGCGGCACCATCTCGTGCGGTCCGGACTGGCAGACCGAGGCGCCGGGTGTCTTCGTCTGCGGCGACGCCCACCGTGGCGCGTCGCTGGTGGTGTGGGCGATCGCGGAGGGCCGCTCGGTGGCCAACGCGGTCGACGCCTACCTGACCGGCGCGTCCGACCTGCCGGCGCCGGTGCACCCGACCGCGCTGCCGCTCGCGGTCGTCTAG
- a CDS encoding trypsin-like serine peptidase, which yields MKRTGLRAAILAAVAALATAVLSTPATAAHAASGPAVHPLGGGAAEYWTPEKMRSARPLDGLMADAKNLAADVTAGVPRLLPSRTSKVSTGAPWTGGGAVTHTAGRVFFTFNGSPASCSGDAVTSANRSVVITAGHCVKYQGSWHTNWVFVPGYDNGSAPYGEWAATATLTTPQWQASEDLNYDVGAAVVAPLNGQYLTDVVGSQGIAFNQARGRAMYSFGYPAEPPYDGRKLTYCAGSTFNDTFGSNDLGMRCDMTGGSSGGPWLLNFNTATGAGVQNSVNSFGYTFLPGVMFGPYFGSDAEALYDTAQAR from the coding sequence ATGAAGCGAACAGGTCTCCGGGCAGCAATCCTCGCGGCGGTCGCCGCACTCGCGACAGCCGTGCTGTCCACTCCGGCCACCGCGGCCCACGCGGCGTCGGGCCCGGCCGTGCACCCGCTCGGCGGCGGCGCGGCCGAGTACTGGACCCCGGAGAAGATGCGCTCCGCCAGGCCGCTGGACGGTCTGATGGCCGACGCGAAGAACCTCGCCGCCGACGTCACGGCCGGTGTGCCGCGGCTGCTCCCGTCGCGGACGTCGAAGGTGAGCACCGGTGCCCCGTGGACCGGTGGCGGTGCCGTCACCCACACCGCGGGCCGGGTCTTCTTCACCTTCAACGGTTCGCCGGCCTCGTGCAGCGGCGACGCGGTCACCAGCGCCAACCGCAGCGTCGTGATCACCGCCGGGCACTGCGTGAAGTACCAGGGCAGCTGGCACACCAACTGGGTCTTCGTGCCGGGCTACGACAACGGCAGCGCGCCCTACGGTGAATGGGCCGCGACCGCCACGCTCACCACGCCGCAGTGGCAGGCGAGCGAGGACCTCAACTACGACGTCGGCGCCGCGGTGGTGGCCCCGCTCAACGGCCAGTACCTCACCGACGTGGTGGGTTCCCAGGGCATCGCCTTCAACCAGGCGCGGGGACGGGCGATGTACAGCTTCGGCTACCCGGCCGAGCCGCCCTACGACGGCCGCAAGCTGACCTACTGCGCCGGCAGCACCTTCAACGACACGTTCGGCAGCAACGACCTCGGCATGCGCTGCGACATGACCGGCGGTTCCAGCGGCGGGCCGTGGTTGCTGAACTTCAACACCGCGACCGGCGCCGGCGTGCAGAACTCGGTCAACAGCTTCGGCTACACGTTCCTGCCCGGCGTGATGTTCGGACCGTACTTCGGCTCCGACGCCGAGGCGCTGTACGACACCGCGCAGGCCCGCTGA
- a CDS encoding aldo/keto reductase produces MGTARITLGHSDIRIRPIGLGCMGMSQFYGPADEDESVATIHAALDAGVDFFDTSDVYGAAGAATGQEQRGFGHNERLLGRAVRDRRDEVVIGTKFGARPTGNGIEIDGRPEYVKQACDASLRRLGIDHIDVYYAHRLDERVPVEETVGAMAELVEAGKVRVLGLSNVGADILRRASAVAPISALQSEYSLWERGIEREVLPACRELGITVVPFSPLGRAALAGTFSAGTSFPADDFRATLPKFRAENFAENLRLVEALKEFSEARGHTPGQVALAWLLAQPHDIAPIPGTKRAKYVRENVAATGVPLSADDLAELAGLFAPDRVRGGQYGDLAVLPRR; encoded by the coding sequence ATGGGCACGGCACGAATCACGCTGGGACACAGCGACATCCGCATCCGGCCGATCGGGCTGGGCTGCATGGGCATGTCCCAGTTCTACGGCCCGGCCGACGAGGACGAGTCGGTCGCGACCATCCACGCGGCCCTCGATGCCGGTGTCGACTTCTTCGACACCTCGGACGTCTACGGGGCGGCGGGCGCGGCGACCGGTCAGGAACAGCGCGGGTTCGGGCACAACGAGCGGCTGCTCGGCCGGGCCGTGCGGGACCGCCGGGACGAGGTGGTGATCGGCACCAAGTTCGGTGCCCGCCCCACCGGGAACGGCATCGAGATCGACGGGCGCCCGGAGTACGTGAAGCAGGCGTGCGACGCCAGCCTGCGACGCCTGGGCATCGACCACATCGACGTGTACTACGCCCACCGGCTGGACGAGCGGGTGCCGGTCGAGGAGACCGTCGGGGCGATGGCGGAACTCGTCGAGGCCGGCAAGGTGCGCGTGCTCGGCCTCAGCAACGTCGGTGCGGACATCCTGCGGCGGGCGTCGGCCGTTGCCCCGATTTCGGCGCTGCAGAGTGAATACTCGCTGTGGGAGCGGGGGATCGAGCGGGAAGTGCTGCCCGCGTGCCGGGAGCTGGGCATCACCGTCGTGCCCTTCAGCCCGCTCGGCCGGGCCGCACTCGCCGGCACCTTCTCGGCCGGCACATCCTTCCCGGCCGACGACTTCCGGGCCACCCTGCCGAAGTTCCGCGCCGAGAACTTCGCCGAGAACCTCCGCCTGGTCGAGGCGCTCAAGGAGTTCAGCGAAGCCCGCGGGCACACACCCGGCCAGGTCGCGCTGGCGTGGCTGCTCGCCCAGCCGCACGACATCGCCCCGATCCCGGGCACCAAGCGGGCGAAGTACGTGCGGGAGAACGTCGCCGCCACCGGGGTGCCGCTCAGCGCGGACGACCTCGCCGAACTGGCCGGGCTGTTCGCGCCGGACCGGGTGCGCGGCGGGCAGTACGGCGACCTCGCCGTACTGCCGCGCCGGTGA